A region of the bacterium genome:
TGGGCTAGCGTCGCGTTATCCGAGAAGGTCTGACCGGCGTCGGTGCTTCGCACATAGATAAGATCCGCGAAATCGGTCCCGCCGGTGGGGTCACCGGTCCAAACCACGTCCAAGCGGCCGAGCGAATCCACCGAAAGCATCGCAAAGGCTTCGGAGGAGTTGGCGACGCTGCTGATACGCTTGGGCGAGCTGAACGAAGATCCGCCGTCGGTGCTAACCGAGAAAAGCACCTGGGCGATGTCGCCGACATCGCGGCTCCAGCCGATGTAAACTTCGCCATTGCTGCCCAAGGCGTTGCGGCAGAGCAGGTCGGCGACGCCGGACGTTGCTTCCAAATCCACCGGCTCGCCGAAACTATCCCCGCCATCGACGCTCTTCACGCTGGTGATGAAGGAGTCATCGAGACTGGAACTATCCGGGAAGGTCGCGAAGCAGACATGGAGCACTTGGCCTTCCGGATCGACCGCGATGTAAGGGAAGCCCAGGACCGCGGGAGCGGTCGGCGGGGGCACCACCGGAATCGGCGACGACCAAGTGGCGCCGTTGTCGGCACTTTGGACGTAGAATATAGACCCCAGGACGCCCTCGCTCAGCTCCTCGCTTTGACCGTAGACCAAATGAATGACGCCGTTCTCATCCCGCCGCATCGACGGGTTTCCTTGGAACAGAGTGGACGGCGCGACCGCCACCGGCGCCGTGAAGCTGGCGCCTTGGTTCTCGCTGCGGGTGAACAAGACCTGGGTCACCGGCGTGGCCGTCGGGGTCGCGGTCGGCTCGGGCGGCAGCTCGACCAAGGCCAGCATCGGATTGTGATCGCCGTCATTCTCCAGCACCGCCGCCAACTGGGAGGTCCCGGCCGGGCTGATGTTGAGCTCGGGGCTGAAAGGTCCGAAATCCAGCGAGTGGCCAAAAAAGATCGAGGGCTCCGAAGACCCGCCGTTCCAAACGGCATTGACGTGGATCGAGCCGAGGTTGACCGCCAGCCGATCGCCGATACCGGCCAGGATCAAGGTTTCGAAGAGGACGCTCGGATCGGCCGGATCTTGGTTGACCTGGACCGCCTCGGTCGCCGGCGGAAAAGCGATGCTGTCGGCGGTGCGGAGCTCGACCAAGGCGCTGTCTTCGGCGCCGGGCAGCGAAGCGACCACCGTCACTTCGGGATCGATCGGCAAAGTCGCCGGCGGCGTGTAGAGGCCGTTGACGTTGATGGTTCCGTTGGCGTCGCCGCCCTCGACCGACCAGGTGACTCCGGCAAAGTTGGCGGTGAATTGCTGAGTGCTGCCCTTCTCCACCACCACCGGCCCCGGCGGGCTGATCGTCAAGACTTCGTCATCGTCGCCACCGCAGGCGCCGAGGCCTCCGGCCAAACCCATCCAGGCCAGGACTCCGATCCACGCCATCAACCCGCTGCCAACACGCCAAGCCTTTTTCATAGTGCCTCCTAAGGATCCGCTATTTGGAGGAATTAGAAGGCATCGATCGAAGACCGGCAAGAATTATCTGCCCCAGCTTGCCCCACAACTCTCAGGCTCCTAAAATCGATAAGCGACAGGGGGCCCATGAGCGTCGAGCTGAAAAACCATCTCCGGAACTCTCCGCTAACTCCTTCTCAGCAAAAGGAAATCCTGGCAACCGACACCGACCGCGACGGCGTCCTGGCAAGCTCCGACTTGACCGCACGCTTCGGCAAGCAGGCCGCCCAGCGCTTTTTCATCGACCTCCAAAGCTCGGTCCAAAACAACGACTTCAACCGCTTTCGGGGCACCATGGGCAAGCTCCAAGAGGCCAAGACCCAGTTCTTCGCCCGAGCCTTTCAAGAAGGCTTGATGAAAAACCGCGCCGCACTCGAAGGGCTGGGGGTGGAATTCCAGGGCGGCAAGATCCGGCTGAGCGGCGTAGCGGCCAAGCACCGGGAAGCGGTGGCTAAGACTCTGGCCGAAATTCTCCAAGGACCTTACGCCGGCGAATTCCAAACTTTATCGAGCCAGGAAAGCCGCGATTTTTTGCTGCGAGTCCAAGACTTCGTCCGCGGACAGGGCGCGAATTCGGCGGCCGGCCCCGGCGGCTTCCACCGCATCGATCAAATCGCCCGGCGACTCTTGATCGACGAGGGCTCCTACTGGAGCAAGCAAGCCCAAGCCGAGCTCGGGCAACAGGCTTTCGCCGAGGAGTCGTTTCACGAAGTCCACACTCCGAAGCACGTTGCCGATCTGGAGAAAAAACACGGCCTCGATTTGCGGCGGGCCGGCGGCGAGCTAAATCCGGCCCAAGCCGAAACTTTGGATCGAGTGCTCGATCGCCTCCGGGCCCTGGCCCCGAACGACTTCGCTAAACTTTCGACCGTCACGCTTCACCTCGACCTGGACCGCGGCGGCGGCTTGACCCATCTCGAGGAAGGCGGCCGAATCGACCTCTACGGACCCTTCAGTCCGCCGCTGACCGACGCCAAGCTCGCCGCCTCTTACGCCGAGGACATGGCGGCGATCTTCGGAGCCGGCGCGGAAACCTTCCTGACCCAAACCTTGGCTCACGAGATGGCTCACGTCACCGAAACCAAGGAGACGATGGAATTTTACCGCAAGACTTTGCCGGGCGTGGCCGATCGGGTTTTGGAAGAGCGCTACGCCGAGGACTATCGGGTCTTCCTCTTTTCCGGCGGCCGCCAAGTGGCCGCCCGCGGCGCCGACGGCCGGGCCATCGGTCACGACGCCGAGCGATTGGCCTTTCTCCAGGGTCACAGGCAACCCTGAACCCCTGATGACGATAAGTTAGCCCATTCCATCGACCCGGCAAGCAGGAAGCTCGCCAAAGAAACCTTGCACGAGAGCCAAGGCGACGCAGGAAGCTGGATCAATCTCCTCTTGTCGGCCGTTGGGCTAACCGAAACCCGCGAGTGGAGCGATGAATCCGATGCCGCCGCGCTCTGGAGCAGCCTTTCCTTCGCTGCGATCTTTGGCGGCTCTTTCGCCGCACTGTCGAAGCTGCGTCAGACCCGCCAAATGACCTTAGGTCCCAAGTTAATGGCAAGCGGCGGAACCGCTGTGTTGGGAACAAACTGGATGAACGATCGCGCCTACGAAACTTTGGAAGGTGCGCCCATCGACCGCGAGTTCGATCATCGACCGGCGCCCCAAAACGCTGAAGGTCAATGATTTCCCCCTTTGAAAAAGGGGCTCCATTGCTTGGCAACGGCGTTCAAATCCCCCTGCCCCCCCTTTTTCAAAGGGGGGTAAGATCAGCCGCTCCAGCGCTTCGACAGCCGATTAAATTCGCTCTTCACTTGCTGGTAGAGCTCTTCGGCGCTTTGCGGGAAATTCTGAAAAGCTTTGACGCCCTTGTTCTTGAGCCGGAGCAAGAAGCTGCGGGCTTGGGATAGCTGCTTCTTGACCTTGCGCTGCTCCTTCTCGAGGTAGGCCAGCGAGCGGCGAACCAAGCGGCTCTTCTGCTTGACGGTCTGGAGCAGGTCGGAGAGCCGATTGATCTCGGTTTCGAGCAAGCGGTAGCTGACGTGCTGCTTGCGGGGGGCGACGGCAGCGGCTCGAGTGCTGGCCTTGCGGACGGCCTTGCGGGCGTGGCTGATCGCGCTTTTCTTCTTGGTGGTTTTTCTCTTCTTGGCCATGGATCCCCCTTTCCTTGAGGAGCTTGTCATTTCGGTCCGCTCATTCGTCGCAGCTGGATCTACAACGATTCTTCGGGCCTGCCTACCAAAAATTCATGGACCGCCCCGGCCACCTTTCGGCCCAGCCCCAAGCTCAAGCCGACCCCGTGGCCACCCAAGCCGGCGGCCCAAAAAAGTCCCGGCGCCCGCGGATCGGCCGGATCGAGCGGCCGCTTCTCGGGGCCGAAGGTGCGGAGGCAAGCCCAAGCCTCGGCGACCTCAAGCCCGGCCAAGCTCGGAAAATATTGACGCAGTTTTTTGAAAAGCTCGGCTTCTACCGAAGGATCAAGGCTAAGGCTTGACGCGGGGTGAGGAGTCTCGTCGCCGGCACAAAGCAAGAGTCCTTCGCCGTGCGGACGAAAATAACATCCATGACGCAGATCCCAAAGGTAAGTGCCCGGGGGCGGATGCCAGGAAGATTTTTTTGACGCGAAGAGGTGGCGCCGCATCGGCTCGAGCTTCCGCCGCTCGAGACCATTCGCGGCCGCCAGCTCATCGGCCCAAGCGCCGGCGGCGTTGATCAAGCAGCGGCCGAAAAATTCGCCGCCGCCGGCCAGGACCCGCCAGCCGCCGTTCTCCCGGCGAAAGCCGGTGGTCTCGCAGGCGAAGCGATATTCGACGCCGCGGTCTTGAGCGGCCGCGACCAGATTTTGCAAATAGCCGGCGACGTCGACGACGCCGTCCTCGGGCGAAAAGAGCAAAGCCTCGAAGTCGGCCTTGGCCAAAATTTCTTTCCAAGGCCGAAAAAAATCGAGCTTGAGCTCGGCCCGCCGAAACAGCTCGGCTCGGCCGCCGACCCGCGACAAAATTTTTCGCAGCGCTTTGAGCGCGGCATGTTCGCCGAGCAACAAGGAGCCTTGAGCCCGAAAGACCTCGCGGTTCGGCCAGTCGGCCGGCGGATTTTCCAGCGCCCGCCGGGTTTCTTGGATCCAGCGGGCCGATTCCTCGCATTCCACCGCTTGGCGCAGCAGGCAGGCATTGCGACCGGAGGCGTGGCGGCCGGCTGCCGGCTCTCTTTCCAGGACCAGGACTTCGCCGATCCCGATCCGAGACAGGTGATAGGCGGTGGCCGCCCCGGCAAAGCCGGCTCCTAGAACAATGGCCGAGTACTCCTTCATAGCCCCTGACTAGTGGAGGGCGATCCCTTTGACCAGGCCCAAAATTTGTACAATCATTCAGGCTCCACTCCCGCCGATCGGACTAATAGCTCGATTTTTCAGGAATTTTTTCATTAGCCCTATTGACAATTTTCAACCTAGTGGTTTAAAAGATCCAAAAAGCGGCCTAATGTGGTTTAAAGTGGTTGACGGTCGCCTCCGAGCCGGTCTTAAATGGCCGACGATGTTTCGCGGACGCTTTGATTACACCATCGACGAGAAGGGGCGGACTTCGCTGCCGGCGAAGTTCCGAGAGGTTTTAAGCGCGAACTACGACGAGCGCCTCATCCTGACGACCTTTGACAATTGTCTTTGGGCTTATCCGGTGAAGGAGTGGTCGGTCATCGAGGAAAAGATCGCCGCCCTCCCCCAATTCAAGGCCGAGGTGAAGGCCCTCCAAAGGGTCTTCGTCAGCGGCGCGGTCGAGTGCCCCCTCGACAAGCAGGGCCGGATCGTCATCCCGCCGACGCTTCGGGATTACGCCGGCTTGAAGAAAGACATCCTTTTCGTCGGGATGACCAAGCGGATCGAGATTTGGTCGAAAGAAAAGTGGAGCGAGGTTTTCACGGCCGCCCAGGCCCGAATCGACGGCTCCGAAGACTTAGCCAATTTGGGATTGTAGCGATGTTTGAAATGACGAGCTTCGACGATGTGGCCGTCGTTCACCTGAGCGGCGAGGTTTCCCACTACGAGATGAAGGAACTGGAAGGAGTATTGAGCGAGCTGATGACTTCCCGGAAGGTCAAGGTGGTGCTGAATTTCCAGAAGGTCGAGCACGTCAACTACAAGACGGTCTCGCGCTTGCTGGACCGGGCCACCCGGCTGCGGGGATTGAGCGGCGACCTGAAGTGCGCCTCCCTCAATAACTACACCCGCAATATCTTCCGCTTCACCGGCCTGGATCAAGTGGTCGAAGCCTACGACTCGGTTTACGACGCGGTGATGAGCTTCAATGGACCCCAGGAACGGCACCGAACCTGGCACTGAGTCGCCCGAAGAAATTCATGTCCCGGTGATGCGGGACGAGGTTTTGGATCTTTTACAAGTTGGAGCAAATCGAAACTACGTCGACGGCACCCTGGGCCTCGGCGGGCACTCCTTCGCGATCCTCGAACGCTCGGCACCTGAAGGCCGACTGCTCGGGATCGATCGCGACCGCGAGGCCCTCCGCTTGGCCGCCCAGCGCCTCAGCCCCTTCAAGGACCGGATCGTCCTCAAGCACGCGACTTACGACCGCGCGCCGGAGCTGATCGCAGAGGCCGACCTGGGGCCGATCGACGGCATGATCCTCGACCTCGGCGTCTCCAGCCTCCAGCTCGACGACGCCAAGCGGGGATTCAGTTTCACCCAAGATTCCGCATTGGATATGCGGATGGACCTGGAAGAAGAGGTGACGGCGCGGGAGCTTTTGAATGACCTCCCCGAAAGAGAGTTGGAGGCGATCTTCCGCGAATACGGGGAAGAACGTTTCGCGAAGCGGATCGCCCGACTTATAGTCCGCAGCCGCGAGGAAGGCTCGATCGAGACGACCCAGCGGTTGTGCCAAATAGTTTCCCGCGCCGTACCTTTTTCCAAGGGCCGCCATCGGATTCACCCGGCGACCCGGGTCTTCCAGGCCCTGCGGATCGCGGTCAACCGCGAGCTCGACCTGCTCCAAAAGTTTTTGGCCCGGCCGCCCGACTTCCTCGCCGTTGGCGGCACTTTGGCGGTGATCTCCTTCCATTCCTTGGAGGACCGAATCGTCAAGTGGGCCTTCCGCTCTTTCGAGCGTTACCAAGTTTTGACGAAGAAGCCCCTCGGCCCCAGCGACGGCGAGGTGGCAAAAAATCCGCGGGCCCGCAGCGCCAAGCTGCGGGCGATTCGAAGAGTTGAATAAGGCGCTGGGATATCCATGGCACGTGCCACGTCCATCTTCTACACCGCCAAGAGCGTGCGCCGACAGCCGACCTTCTCGCCGCTCGACAAGTCTCGCCGGACTTTTCTCGGCGCCTTCCTCACTCTGATCATCCTCACCAGCGCCTGTGCGGTGTTCTACATCGGGACCCACGTCCAAGCGGTCAACCTCGGCTACAAGCTCAGCCAAGAGCTGCAGAAAAAAGAGCATCTCATCGAGGAGAACAAGCGCCTCGACCTCGAGATCGCCCGCCTCAAGTCGCCGACCCGGATCGAGGAGGAGGCCAAGGAAGTCTTCGGCCTGGTCCTGCCCAAGACCCAACAGGTTTATTACCTGAGCCGTTGGGACGAGGAATTGAACCTTCGGTTGGCCGCGGCGCCTTCGACGCCGCCGACCACCAAGGA
Encoded here:
- a CDS encoding FAD-dependent oxidoreductase — encoded protein: MKEYSAIVLGAGFAGAATAYHLSRIGIGEVLVLEREPAAGRHASGRNACLLRQAVECEESARWIQETRRALENPPADWPNREVFRAQGSLLLGEHAALKALRKILSRVGGRAELFRRAELKLDFFRPWKEILAKADFEALLFSPEDGVVDVAGYLQNLVAAAQDRGVEYRFACETTGFRRENGGWRVLAGGGEFFGRCLINAAGAWADELAAANGLERRKLEPMRRHLFASKKSSWHPPPGTYLWDLRHGCYFRPHGEGLLLCAGDETPHPASSLSLDPSVEAELFKKLRQYFPSLAGLEVAEAWACLRTFGPEKRPLDPADPRAPGLFWAAGLGGHGVGLSLGLGRKVAGAVHEFLVGRPEESL
- the rsmH gene encoding 16S rRNA (cytosine(1402)-N(4))-methyltransferase RsmH, with translation MDPRNGTEPGTESPEEIHVPVMRDEVLDLLQVGANRNYVDGTLGLGGHSFAILERSAPEGRLLGIDRDREALRLAAQRLSPFKDRIVLKHATYDRAPELIAEADLGPIDGMILDLGVSSLQLDDAKRGFSFTQDSALDMRMDLEEEVTARELLNDLPERELEAIFREYGEERFAKRIARLIVRSREEGSIETTQRLCQIVSRAVPFSKGRHRIHPATRVFQALRIAVNRELDLLQKFLARPPDFLAVGGTLAVISFHSLEDRIVKWAFRSFERYQVLTKKPLGPSDGEVAKNPRARSAKLRAIRRVE
- a CDS encoding sialidase family protein produces the protein MKKAWRVGSGLMAWIGVLAWMGLAGGLGACGGDDDEVLTISPPGPVVVEKGSTQQFTANFAGVTWSVEGGDANGTINVNGLYTPPATLPIDPEVTVVASLPGAEDSALVELRTADSIAFPPATEAVQVNQDPADPSVLFETLILAGIGDRLAVNLGSIHVNAVWNGGSSEPSIFFGHSLDFGPFSPELNISPAGTSQLAAVLENDGDHNPMLALVELPPEPTATPTATPVTQVLFTRSENQGASFTAPVAVAPSTLFQGNPSMRRDENGVIHLVYGQSEELSEGVLGSIFYVQSADNGATWSSPIPVVPPPTAPAVLGFPYIAVDPEGQVLHVCFATFPDSSSLDDSFITSVKSVDGGDSFGEPVDLEATSGVADLLCRNALGSNGEVYIGWSRDVGDIAQVLFSVSTDGGSSFSSPKRISSVANSSEAFAMLSVDSLGRLDVVWTGDPTGGTDFADLIYVRSTDAGQTFSDNATLAQGVEAMVPLGLRHDVSGRTHVIFASDINDPGNSVDILYLLGE
- the mraZ gene encoding division/cell wall cluster transcriptional repressor MraZ, with the translated sequence MFRGRFDYTIDEKGRTSLPAKFREVLSANYDERLILTTFDNCLWAYPVKEWSVIEEKIAALPQFKAEVKALQRVFVSGAVECPLDKQGRIVIPPTLRDYAGLKKDILFVGMTKRIEIWSKEKWSEVFTAAQARIDGSEDLANLGL
- a CDS encoding STAS domain-containing protein translates to MFEMTSFDDVAVVHLSGEVSHYEMKELEGVLSELMTSRKVKVVLNFQKVEHVNYKTVSRLLDRATRLRGLSGDLKCASLNNYTRNIFRFTGLDQVVEAYDSVYDAVMSFNGPQERHRTWH